A stretch of Dermochelys coriacea isolate rDerCor1 chromosome 6, rDerCor1.pri.v4, whole genome shotgun sequence DNA encodes these proteins:
- the RHOV gene encoding rho-related GTP-binding protein RhoV: MPPQELLDYSPALRRNSTPRGSGPQLGIKCVLVGDGAVGKTSLIISYTTNGYPDEYQPTALDTFSVQVLVDGAPVRIQLWDTAGQEDFDCLRSLCYPDTDVFLVCFSVVNPSSFQNITEKWIPEIRTHNPQAPVLLVGTQADLRDDVNVLINLDRYHGRPVPKLQAEGLAEKIRALTYVECSALTQKNLKELFDTAIVSAVEHKARQEKKMTAKGIKTLSKCRWKKFFCFV, encoded by the exons ATGcccccccaggagctgctggatTATTCACCTGCCCTGCGAAGAAACAGCACCCCGAGGGGCAGTGGCCCACAGCTGGGCATCAAATGTGTCCTGGTAGGTGATGGGGCTGTGGGCAAGACCAGCCTGATCATTAGCTACACAACAAATGGATACCCTGATGAGTACCAACCCACTGCCCTGGACACCTTCTCAG TTCAGGTTCTGGTGGATGGAGCCCCGGTTCGGATCCAGCTCTGGGACACAGCTGGACAG GAGGACTTTGATTGTCTCCGATCACTTTGTTACCCTGACACTGATGTCTTCCTTGTCTGCTTCAGTGTGGTGAACCCCAGCTCCTTCCAAAACATTACTGAGAAATGGATCCCTGAGATACGGACTCACAACCCCCAGGCGCCAGTGCTCCTGGTGGGGACACAGGCTGACCTGCGGGATGATGTCAATGTCCTCATCAATCTGGACCGCTACCACGGGAGGCCTGTGCCCAAGCTTCAGGCTGAAGGCCTGGCAGAGAAAATCCGGGCACTGACCTATGTGGAGTGCTCAGCACTGACCCAAAAGAACCTGAAAGAACTATTTGACACAGCCATTGTCAGTGCAGTGGAGCACAAAGCCCGGCAGGAAAAGAAGATGACAGCCAAAGGGATCAAAACCCTCTCCAAGTGTCGTTGGAAAAAGTTCTTCTGCTTTGTCTGA